Part of the Sphingomonas sp. Leaf357 genome, CCTAGAATTTGACCGCCACCGTGCCGAACACGGTACGGCCCGGCGCGATCGTCGCATAGTGGCTGGAATATGCCTGCGAGAAATACACCTTGTCGGTCAAGTTCTGCGCATTGATGCTGAGCGAGACAGTATCGGTGACGCGATAGCTCGCCCGCGCATCGAAACGCCAGTAGCTGGGCACTTCGCGGGTAAGCAGCTTGGTCGCTGCGTTGATCGTCACCACGCCCGCCGCATTCTGAGTCGCGCTGCGGTTGTCGGAATAGCCGCCGATCTGCTTGTCCATGTAGATCGCGGTGCCGCCGATCTGAAGGCGCGGCGTGACATCCAGATTGCTCGTCATCGTGAAGCTGTTCCTGGCCGTCTGGGGCACCTGCTTGCCGTTGCTGACCGACGGCACGTAGACGACCTGCGCGGCGCGATCGGTGATCACGACACCGCCCACCGTCCGCGTAAGTGCGGGTGCGGTCAGCGCGCTGTTGCCGGCATCGATGATCTTCGGGTCGAGATGCGTGTAGCCGCCGAACACCGTCCAGCCGGGCAGGATCGTGCCGCTGACGTTCAGCTCCACGCCACGAATGCGCGTCCGGCCGAGAAAGGCGACGGTATTGGCATCGACCTGCGTACGGGCATTGGTGATGTCCGTCTGGAACACCGCGGCCCCCAGCTGCAGACGCTCGCCGAACAGGCTCGCCTTGGCCCCGACCTCATAGCTCTTGGTCTTCTGCACCTTGAGCTGGTCGAGCAGGTTCTGCGTCGTCGTGGTGGTCGGCAGCGCATTGCCTTCCTGCCCTTCGCCGAGCAGGGCGTTGGGCGGAGTCGCGGCGGTGGCGTAGCTGGCGTAGAGGCTGGTGTCCTTGGTCGGCTTGAACACCGCCCCCGCCTGCCAGTTGAACAGTTCGTCCACCCGCGACACGGGCTGCAGCCCGGCGGAGATCGGCACGGTCAGCTTCGACTGGAAGCGATCGTAGCGCGCGCCGAGGTTGACGATCAGCGCCGGTACGATCGTGATCGAATCGAACGCATAGACCGCGCGGGTATTGGCGTCGTTCTGCGTCTCGCCGGCGGTGCCGATCTTGGCGATCGGCGTCTGCACGGTGGACGTGTCGCTGACGTAATTGACCCACGGATCGCTCGGATTGGGATTGAACAGATCGGTGCAGTTGTAGCGCGCCACGGTCGAGGTGTTGCAGCGCGGTGCCGCGGTCGCTCCGGTCGCCAGCACGAAGGTGCCGCGCCGGGTCTTCTCCCAGGCGAATTCGGTGCCGACCGAGAAGCTGTGCTCGATCGCGCCGGTGCTGAACTTGCCGAACAGATCGGTCTGGTCGATTAGGCTCTCGCTATAGCCGTAGCGGGTGTTGGCGCGGCGCCAGACATAGCCGCCGGTGAACAGATCGCCGCGCGTGCCCGCCGCGCCGGTGGTCGGGTTGGTCGCCGCCGTGCCGTAGACGTTGCCCTGCGTATCGTCCGGCTGGGTGTAGATATAGGCCTGGTAATTGTGGCTGTAGCGCGCGGTGTTGCGCAGCGTGACACCGCCGAAATCATGCTCGGCGCGCACCGTCACCTGATGCGTCCTGGCGTCGCGGAAGTCGCGATCCTCGAGCCCGTAGAAGGTGTCGCGCGCGACGACGCCGGTGCGGCCGCCCGCCGTGGTGATCTGGCCGATCGCCGGAAGCGAAGCGATGTTGCCGGTGCCCGGCGCGTTGCCGATCGTGTAGAGATACGGAATGCCGCTGTCGGGCAGCTCGTGGCTTTCGAGATAATAATAGCCGACCGTCAGCCGGGTCGGCGTGCCGAGGCCGAGCGTCACCGACGGCGCCACGCCCCAGCGCCGCGAATAGATCGCGTCGCGCCCGGCGACGTCCTGATCGTGCCACGCGCCCGAGACGCGGAAGGCGGCGATCTCCGACAGTTTGAGGTTCAGATCGCCGGAGACGCGCTTGAAATCGGCCTCGCCATAGCTGCCGCTGACCGACCCGAACGTGCCGAGCTGCGGCTGCTTCGACAGGATGTTGATCGTGCCGCCGGCGCTGCCGCGCCCGCCCAGCGTCGAATCCGATCCGCGCACGACCTGCACGGATTCGATCGCGAAGACCTCGCGGCTCTGCGAGGCGAGATCGCGCACGCTGTCGACATAGATGCTGCCCTGGCTGTCGAAGCCGCGGATGAACGGACGGTCGCCGATCGGGTTGCCGCCCTCCGCCGCGCCGAAGGTGATGCCCGGCACGGTGCGCAGCGCATCCTGCAGATTGACCGAGCCGGTCTGTTCGATGATCTCCTTGGGCAGCACGATCACCGAGCGCGGGGTGTTGACGATCGGCGCGACGTCCTTGGCCTGGCGCTGCTCCCGCACCCGCTGGCCGTTGACCAGAATGTCCTGATCGCCGGCGTCCGAGGTATCGACCGGGCCTGTGGCGTCGGCGGGATCGGCGGCCCAGGCGGCACCGCCGGCGAACGCGCCGACGCACGACATGGCGAGAAAGGCCGGCTTGATGACCGATGCCCGGCGATTGGACGTGCTCACGAATGATCCCCCTTTTGGTGTTGCAGGCCGGCTATTGCGAGTCACTCTCATTGTCAACGCTATTGAGACTAACTCGCACTTTTGATTATCGGCCGGTGTTGCCGGCGCGGAGGGTTGCGCGGCGCGGCCGATCGCGGCAGCGCGGGCGCATGGACCTCGACGCACTGCTGCAGCATTATTTCGACACCACCGACCTAGAGACGCTGGACGAGACCGCGTTCGCGCGCGGGGTGGAACGGCTCGGTACCGCGTTCGGCCTGGAACGCGAGCCCGGCCGGCGCTTCGCGCTCTGGTCGCTGCTCCACACGCTCGGCGATGCGCCCGATCCGGCGGTCGCGTTCGAGGATCCGCAGGAACGCCGCGCGGCGCAGGCCTATGCCAGCGTCGCCAGCCGGGCGACCGAGCGCTGATCGAGACGCTCACCCTGCCCCAGGCACGGCGGATCGCGCTCGCCGCGCAGGGCTTCGGCGCGGCGCATCCGGCGCGCGTGACGCAGGGGCACATGCGGCGGACGATCGACCGGCTTTCGCTGCACCAGATCGACAGCGTCAACGTGCTGGCGCGGGCGCATTACCTGCCGGCATTCTCGCGCCTCGGCGGCTACGACCGCGGCTTGCTGGAGGCGGCCGCCTGGGGGCGCAGGCCGGAGCGGCGGCTGTTCGAATATTGGGCGCACGAGGCGTCGCTGCTGCCGCTCGATCTCCACCCGCTGCTGCGCTGGCGCATGGCGCGGGCCGATCGCGGCGAGACCGGCTGGGCGGCGATGCGGCGCTACGCCACCGAAGGCCGGGTGGAGGCGGAGGCGATCCTCGCCCGCATCCGCGCCGACGGGCCGCTCGCCGCCTCCGATTTCGAGGAGGGCAAGAGCGGCTCCGGCTGGTGGGCGTGGGGGGACACGAAGCGCGCGCTGGAATGGCTGTTCTGGGCCGGACACATCACCACCGCGACCCGGCGCAACAGCTTCGAACGGGTCTACGACCTGACCGAGCGCGTGATCCCGCCGGCGATCCTCGCGCTGCCCACACCGGACGAGGCCGACGCCCACCGCGCGCTGATCGCCCGCAGCGCCGCCGCGCTCGGCATCGCCACGGAAACCGACCTGCGCGACTATTTCCGCCTCAAGCCCGACGACGCGCGGCCGGCGATCGCCGCCCTGGTCGAGGAGGGCGTGCTGATCCCGACCCACGTTGCCGGCTGGCCGAAGATTGCCTATCTCCACCGCGACGCCCGCCGCCCGCGTCGCATCCAGGGGGCCGCTTTGCTCGCCCCGTTCGACCCGCTGATCTGGGAACGCGCCCGCACCGACCGCCTGTTCGGGTTCCACTATCGCATCGAGATCTACGTACCGGCCGAGAAGCGCCGCCACGGTTATTACGTCCTGCCCTTCCTGCTCGACGATCGTCTCGTCGCGCGCGTCGATCTCAAGGCCGATCGCCAGAACGCCCGGCTGATCGCGCAACGCATCGGCCTGGAGCCGCATGCGCCGCCGGAAACGCTGGAACGGCTCCGGCTGGAATTGCGCCGCATGGCCGACTGGCTCGGGCTGGCGGAGGTGGTGGAGCGGGTGAAGGGAATCGAACCCTCGTCGTAAGCTTGGGAAGCTTCTGCTCTACCATTGAGCTACACCCGCGAGGCCCCGGTTGGGGCGGAAGCAGCCGATACAGAGGGTCCGGCGCTCGTGCAAGCGCTCTGTCCCGCGCTCAGCGATAGTTCTTCGGTACGCCGCTGACGTGGAACACGCCGCCGCGCTGCAATTCTATGATGTATTGCGCGCCGCGGTTGCACTCGACCGCCCAGGACGGCTTGCCGTCGATCTTGCCGCGCGACACGACGTTGACGATCGACTGGCAGTCGTAATCGGCATCGTTGATCGCGCGGAAGAAGGTGGTGCGCTGCAACGTGGGCAGCAGCGCGGCGATCTTCGCCTCCATCGGATCGGGGCCGGCCTCCGCCGCATTCGTCGTGC contains:
- a CDS encoding winged helix-turn-helix domain-containing protein, with amino-acid sequence MRRTIDRLSLHQIDSVNVLARAHYLPAFSRLGGYDRGLLEAAAWGRRPERRLFEYWAHEASLLPLDLHPLLRWRMARADRGETGWAAMRRYATEGRVEAEAILARIRADGPLAASDFEEGKSGSGWWAWGDTKRALEWLFWAGHITTATRRNSFERVYDLTERVIPPAILALPTPDEADAHRALIARSAAALGIATETDLRDYFRLKPDDARPAIAALVEEGVLIPTHVAGWPKIAYLHRDARRPRRIQGAALLAPFDPLIWERARTDRLFGFHYRIEIYVPAEKRRHGYYVLPFLLDDRLVARVDLKADRQNARLIAQRIGLEPHAPPETLERLRLELRRMADWLGLAEVVERVKGIEPSS
- a CDS encoding TonB-dependent receptor; this encodes MSTSNRRASVIKPAFLAMSCVGAFAGGAAWAADPADATGPVDTSDAGDQDILVNGQRVREQRQAKDVAPIVNTPRSVIVLPKEIIEQTGSVNLQDALRTVPGITFGAAEGGNPIGDRPFIRGFDSQGSIYVDSVRDLASQSREVFAIESVQVVRGSDSTLGGRGSAGGTINILSKQPQLGTFGSVSGSYGEADFKRVSGDLNLKLSEIAAFRVSGAWHDQDVAGRDAIYSRRWGVAPSVTLGLGTPTRLTVGYYYLESHELPDSGIPYLYTIGNAPGTGNIASLPAIGQITTAGGRTGVVARDTFYGLEDRDFRDARTHQVTVRAEHDFGGVTLRNTARYSHNYQAYIYTQPDDTQGNVYGTAATNPTTGAAGTRGDLFTGGYVWRRANTRYGYSESLIDQTDLFGKFSTGAIEHSFSVGTEFAWEKTRRGTFVLATGATAAPRCNTSTVARYNCTDLFNPNPSDPWVNYVSDTSTVQTPIAKIGTAGETQNDANTRAVYAFDSITIVPALIVNLGARYDRFQSKLTVPISAGLQPVSRVDELFNWQAGAVFKPTKDTSLYASYATAATPPNALLGEGQEGNALPTTTTTQNLLDQLKVQKTKSYEVGAKASLFGERLQLGAAVFQTDITNARTQVDANTVAFLGRTRIRGVELNVSGTILPGWTVFGGYTHLDPKIIDAGNSALTAPALTRTVGGVVITDRAAQVVYVPSVSNGKQVPQTARNSFTMTSNLDVTPRLQIGGTAIYMDKQIGGYSDNRSATQNAAGVVTINAATKLLTREVPSYWRFDARASYRVTDTVSLSINAQNLTDKVYFSQAYSSHYATIAPGRTVFGTVAVKF